In the genome of Macrobrachium rosenbergii isolate ZJJX-2024 chromosome 44, ASM4041242v1, whole genome shotgun sequence, the window tagagagagagagagagagagagagagggtagcttTAAGAGGACTCCTCATCAGAAGAGTCAAGACTTAAATGAATGAGTCAATGTATTtatctatcaaaatatcttttggtGCATCTTCCACTTGCAATTGCTCGGCATGTCTTACGGCCTTCTCCCAGTTTTCAGGTGTCACAGTATCCAGAGCTTCTTTAGTAAGTTCCTGTTGATTTGCCATCTTATAATTGTTTCGTTTCGCTATGAAACTTTTCACTTGGCCCCAAATTAGTCCTATCGGGTTGTATTGGCAGTGGTAGGGAGGAAGTCGAATAATTTCAGGCCCATTTTCTGCTGCAATTTTATCTACGAcataaatgtcttttattttaacGGAGTACTCCTTTACCATCTCTAAAAGTTGACgtttcaacattttctctgttgGTTTCGCACCTTTAGAGATGAGCCTTTCTGTAATTACTGCCTTTTTCCTTGACATCGTTGGTAGTCTTTCTACTTTCCTTGAATGATAAGGAGCATTATCCATCACAATAACTGAAGTTGGTGGTATGTTCGGGAGCAACTGGCAACGAAACCATTCTTCAAACACTTCGTGATTAATTTGACGGtgataatcaccatcattttttgCAGTGAATTTAAGCTCAGCGTTTGGAATGAAGCCTTCTGCAGAGCCTGCATGCAGAATTATAAGTCGGCCACCTTTTCCTGACGGCACTTTAATTCCAGTAGCATTCTctgttttattatctttccagcattttcctacagtgtaattttgattaaCCCAAGTCTCTTCCAGACAAATTACAGTTCGTCCGTTCTTTCtgactttttgcattttttctaggaATCTTGTTCACAAGCATTACACGTCATATCGTTCCATCAAAAATTTCCTACCATCGAGTTTTGCGTACCggaaaccaatttctttcacaatttttcttaaagattcttTACCACCTTTGAATCCTGTTCATTCCCTCATTTCAAACAACACTTTGCTAATggttggaatttctttcctctcataaaatttgagaattatatgacgaagcaaacatttgtcaaagtcatccaaaccagtcacaggttttgatctttcctcttctttatctcgAAAACTGGGTCACCAAATAATTCTTGCGACTCTCATGCTTCTTTACATATTCGTTCAACTGTAGCTTTACAGACTTTTGTTGCCCCAGCTGTACGAAGAGTTGCATTTGCAGCATCAGTAATGGGACCCCTGTTCCGTTTCTCCATTGTGAAGTATCTTaacacattatgaataattttccttgccTGTCCTTGAATGACTCCCAGTGAGGAACTCTGACCATCCATGACGACTACAAAAGGCTGCTTTGTCCTGTAATGAGTGACAACTGCAGCTCATAATATAGCCGTGCCTGGCCCGAGACACGAGGTCAGAGAAGTGCATACCAAAGCCACATTTCTTCACTTCAAAAGGTTAATATTAATGACTGGTTTAACACAATATTCATCGGGATCAGTGTACAACAATCAAGATTCAATCATTTTTGGagcaaattta includes:
- the LOC136829567 gene encoding uncharacterized protein yields the protein MQKVRKNGRTVICLEETWVNQNYTVGKCWKDNKTENATGIKVPSGKGGRLIILHAGSAEGFIPNAELKFTAKNDGDYHRQINHEVFEEWFRCQLLPNIPPTSVIVMDNAPYHSRKVERLPTMSRKKAVITERLISKGAKPTEKMLKRQLLEMVKEYSVKIKDIYVVDKIAAENGPEIIRLPPYHCQYNPIGLIWGQVKSFIAKRNNYKMANQQELTKEALDTVTPENWEKAVRHAEQLQVEDAPKDILIDKYIDSFI